A part of Brassica rapa cultivar Chiifu-401-42 chromosome A05, CAAS_Brap_v3.01, whole genome shotgun sequence genomic DNA contains:
- the LOC103869613 gene encoding actin-interacting protein 1-2, with product MTLAETYACIPSTERGRGILISGDSKSDTMLYTNARSVVILDLNNPLNVSIYGEHAYPATVARYSPNGEWIASGDVSGTVRIWGARDDHVLKKEFKVLAGRIDDLQWSADGMRIVASGDGKGKSLVRAFMWDSGSNVGEFDGHSRRVLSCAFKPTRPFRIVTCGEDFLVNFYEGPPFKFKLSSREHSNFVNCVRYSPDGSKFITVSSDKKGIIYDGKTCEKLGELSSEDVHKGSIYAVSWSPDGKEVLTVSADKSAKVWEISDSGNGTLKTTLTCPGSLGGVDDMLVGCLWQNDHIVTVSLGGTISIFSASDLDKSPFQFSGHMKNISSLSVLRGSSDYILSGSYDGLICKWMMGRGFCGKLQRKQNSQIKCFAAHEEEIITSGFDNTISRISYQDGQVTNEESIGVGNQPNDLSLAPLSPGLLLVAFESGVVFLRGEKVVSTINLGFTVTALAVTPDGTEAIVGGQDGKLHLYSVNGDSLTEEAVLERHRGAISVIRYSPDLSMFASADLNREAVVWDRASREMKLKNMLYHSARINCLAWSPNSSMVATGSLDTCVIVYEVDKPASTRMTIKGAHLGGVYGLGFADDTHVVSSGEDACIRVWSLTPQ from the exons ATGACTCTCGCCGAAACCTACGCCTGCATCCCTTCGACGGAGAGGGGTCGCGGAATCCTGATCTCCGGCGACTCCAAGTCCGACACCATGCTCTACACCAACGCCCGATCCGTCGTGATCCTCGACCTCAACAACCCCTTGAACGTCTCTATCTACGGAGAGCACGCTTACCCAGCTACGGTGGCGCGGTACTCCCCCAACGGGGAGTGGATCGCGTCGGGGGACGTCTCGGGGACGGTGAGAATCTGGGGAGCTCGCGACGATCATGTGCTGAAGAAGGAGTTTAAGGTGTTGGCTGGGAGGATCGATGATCTCCAGTGGTCGGCTGATGGGATGCGGATCGTTGCTTCTGGTGATGGCAAAGGAAAGTCTCTCGTTCGTGCTTTCAT GTGGGATTCAGGATCGAATGTGGGAGAGTTTGATGGACACTCTAGGCGTGTTCTTAGCTGTGCTTTCAAGCCGACCAGACCCTTCCGCATTGTAACTTGCGGGGAGGATTTTCTGGTTAATTTCTACGAAGGTCCTCCTTTCAAGTTCAAGCTCTCAAGCAG AGAGCATTCCAACTTTGTCAACTGTGTGAGGTATTCACCAGATGGAAGCAAGTTCATTACTGTAAGTTCAGACAAAAAGGGAATCATATATGATGGAAAGACTTGTGAGAAACTGGGGGAACTCTCATCTGAAGATGTGCATAAAGGTAGCATCTACGCTGTTAGCTGGAGTCCTGATGGCAAAGAG GTCCTCACTGTATCTGCAGACAAGTCAGCTAAAGTATGGGAAATCTCGGATTCTGGTAACGGAACATTGAAGACCACTCTGACTTGTCCAGGATCATTAGGGGGTGTAGACGACATGCTTGTCGGGTGTCTGTGGCAAAACGATCACATCGTCACTGTTTCTCTAGGTGGAACAATCAGCATATTCTCAGCAAGCGATCTTGATAAATCCCCCTTCCAGTTTTCGGGACACATGAAGAACATCTCTTCCTTATCTGTGCTCAGAGGAAGTTCTGACTACATACTATCCGGTAGCTACGATGGTCTGATATGTAAATGGATGATGGGACGTGGTTTTTGCGGTAAATTGCAGCGGAAGCAAAACTCTCAGATAAAGTGTTTTGCTGCTCATGAAGAAGAGATAATCACATCTGGATTTGACAATACG ATATCCAGGATTTCTTATCAAGACGGTCAGGTCACAAACGAAGAGTCTATTGGCGTTGGAAACCAACCAAATGATCTAAGCCTTGCACCGCTCTCACCAGGTCTCCTTCTGGTGGCCTTTGAGTCAGGAGTCGTGTTTCTCCGTGGTGAGAAAGTAGTGTCAACCATCAACCTTGGGTTCACCGTCACTGCTTTGGCTGTAACACCTGATGGAACTGAAGCTATTGTCGGTGGTCAAGACGGTAAGCTCCATCTGTATTCTGTTAATGGCGACTCTCTCACCGAGGAAGCAGTTCTTGAGAGACACAGAGGCGCCATCAGCGTCATTCGTTACTCCCCGGATTTGTCTATGTTTGCATCTGCTGATTTGAACAGAGAAGCAGTTGTATGGGACAGAGCCTCCAGAGAG atgaagctgaagaacatgCTGTACCATAGCGCCCGCATAAACTGCCTAGCTTGGTCTCCAAACAGCAGTATGGTTGCTACGGGATCCTTAGACACATGTGTGATTGTGTATGAAGTGGACAAACCAGCTTCCACACGTATGACCATTAAAGGAGCTCACTTAGGTGGAGTTTATGGTCTGGGTTTCGCTGATGATACCCATGTTGTGAGTTCTGGTGAAGATGCTTGTATCCGGGTTTGGAGCTTAACTCCTCAATAA